The nucleotide window AGCATCCATTACATTGGGCTTGAAATCCATGGAATTTTCTATGGCTGAATCAATGCTTTTTTCAATGTCCTTTTTAAAGAGACTTATAGCTGGATTGATAAGATAAGTTATTGGCATGTTTTTTCCGAAAACCGTCATTGTTGGGCTTTCTACCCAGTCCAATGATTTTAAATTTGTTTTTGAGCTTAATTTCCAATTGTTTAGACTAACGGTGCTGAGTAAAGTAACCACGCCGTTTAGATTAAATTCCTGAGTTTTGTACAGGTCAACTCCCATAGTTTTGGTTCCCATTCGGTATTTCGCCCAAATTTTCAGAGGTAAAACAGTTTTTAATTTTTCACCGTCTTTGTTATTGTCATTGCTGATGGTTATAGGGGCTTGTTTCCAAACTTTGATTTCAATGTTATCGTCTTCAATATTATTGTCTTCATAGATTAAGCCATTCAATAAAGTATTGGTTTTGTTTTGAATGTCTTTTAATTTGATGCTGACTGGCAGGTTTATAAACGAAGGTGTGGTTGTGTAGGTCAATGGTATAGCGTCGTCCGGTTCGGGTTTTAATGCTTCAATTTTTTGCTGTGTTGAAGAGCAGCTCGCTATGAGTGTCAATATGCATAAGGAAGCAACAAGAATGGAAAAGGGCTTTAACATTTGTGCGTTTTTTTTTATGCAAATTTAATAAAACAAATATATTTCTTGGCTATGGGTGTAACATTTTTATGAGTCATAAGTCTTATGTAATGGGTTTCGCCAAAGAAGGATATATGAATGTTGCCGATAGTTTACAAATTGGTGAATGTCAATTGGAAATAATTAAAACAGAATATGAAATAATTAGTGATTTTTAGTATTTTATTTTTCGTGGTACTGTTTTTTTAAAATAAATAAATTATGATTGAAATTAAAGACTTACACAAATCTTACAAAATGGGACATACCGAGTTGCATGTTCTGAAAGGAATTAATTTCAATATAAAAGAAGGGGAATTGGTTGCCATTATGGGGTCTTCAGGATCGGGAAAATCTACCTTGCTTAATATTCTTGGAATTCTTGACGAAGCAGACTCGGGGCTTTATACTCTTGACAACGTTCCAATCAAAAAGTTAAACGAAACTATCGCTTCCAAATATAGAAACCAATTTCTTGGTTTTGTTTTCCAGTCTTTCAACCTGATTAATTACAAAAGTGCGTTGGATAATGTGGCTTTGCCTTTGTATTATCAAGGTGTCAAACGAAAAGAGCGCAACGAAATAGCAATGAAATATCTTGAGAAAGTTGGATTGGCCACCCATTCGCATCATTTGCCCAATGAACTTTCGGGAGGGCAAAAACAACGAGTGGCCATCGCCAGAGCTTTGGCATCCAACCCAAAAGTATTGTTGGCAGATGAACCTACAGGAGCTTTGGATACATTGACTTCCTACGAGGTGATGGATTTGATACAAGGAATAAATGATGAAGGGAAAACTATTTTGATAGTGACTCACGAACCCGATATTGCAGCTATGTGCAAACGAAATGTAGTCCTAAAAGACGGAGTAATCATCGATGATAAAATGGTAGAACAAGTTAGAGCTTCTTCTTATGTTTAATATTGAACGCTGGCAGGAAATATTTGAGGCTATGTCCAAAAATAAACTGAGAACTTTCCTTACGGGAGTTTCGGTGGCTTCGGGTATTTTTATTTTGGTGATTCTTCTTGGGGTTGGAAAAGGATTGCAAAACGGAATTGAAAAACAATTCGAGCAGGATGCAGCTGGGATTATCGAAGTTTGGGCTGGGACAACTACAAAAGCCTACAAAGGAATGAATCCTGGAAGGGAAATCCAGTTTAGAAACAGCGATTATGAAATTCCGGTTCAAAAATTTGGCGATAAATTAGATAAAAATGCGGCTAGTTTGAATGGTTGGGGAATCACTATGAGCTACGGCAAAGAATCCGGAAATTATCAATATCGCGGAGTCAATCCTGATTTTATGGCGATTGAAAACACCTCTGTTGTACAAGGTAGAGCCTTAAATACCAATGACATTATTCATAATGAAAAAGTAGCAGTCATTGGGATGAAAATAAAGTTGGATTTGTTTAAGGAAAAAAATCCAATAGGAGAGCAGATAGTAATAAGTAATATTAATTTCAAAGTGGTTGGTGTATATACTGATCCTGGAGGAGAAAGAGAAGAGTCCAGAGTGTTCCTGCCTTTGACTACTGCACAAAAGGTTTTTGGAGGAGGAGATAAAATCACTTATATGGCCTACATTCCTAAAAAGAAAGACACTTATGAAGAGGCTTTGGCCGAAAGTAATAAATTCACAAATGATTTAGGAGTGTTGTTAAGAGGCAAAAATGGCGTTGCTCCCGATGATGAAAGTGGAATAGGTATTTATAATTCAACTGAAGAAGTCAAGAAGTTTTATGATTTGAACCTTTATATCCGATTGTTTTTTTGGTGGGTTGGTATCTGTACCATTATTGCCGGAGTTGTTGGTGTCAGTAATATTATGATGATTATTGTCAAAGAAAGAACCAAGGAAATTGGTATTCGAAAAGCGCTTGGCGCTTCTCCACTTTCGATAATTGGAATGATTTTGCATGAGTCAATCTTTATTACTGCTTTTTCAGGTTTTGTTGGGTTGTTGACAGGATTGAGCCTTTTGGAATTAATTGGCCCACATGCGCAAAGTGAATATTTTGTGAACCCGCAAGTCGATTTTACCGTGGCCTTATCAACCTTAATTATCTTAGTAGTTGCGGGTGCTCTGGCAGGATTTTTTCCGGCTTATCGCGCAGCACAAATCAAACCTATTGTAGCACTTAGAGACGAATAATTATGTTTGACAGAGAAAAATGGAATGAAATTTTAGAGGCTCTTACCGCCAATACCTTCCGAACGCTGCTTACGGCTTTTGGAGTGTTTTGGGGGATATTCATTTTGGTTATTTTATTGGCAGCTTCGAATGGTTTGGAGAATGGCGTGAAAAAAGGATTTGATGGTATTGCCACAAATACCATGTTTATATGGACACAAACTACATCAAAGGCTTACAAAGGCTTGCCTAAAACCCGCCGATATGATTTTAAAAATAGTGATGTTGATGGCTTAAAACAAAAATTTCCGGACTTATTATATGTTTCTCCACGCAATCAATTAGGAAATTTTAATGGAGTAAATAATGTTGTAAGAGGAACAAAAACAGGTGCTTATAATGTTAATGGAGATTATCCAGAATTGGTCAAGCAAGAGCAAATGGATGTTGTTAAAGGTCGTTTTGTGAATCAACAGGATATATTAGCAAAACGAAAAGTTGCTGTTATTGGCAGTGGAGTTGTCAATGAATTGTATGCGAATGCTGAAGAAGTTATTGGCACTTATATCAAAATAAACGGTGTCAATTTTATGGTGGTTGGGGTTTATAAAAAGAAAGGCAATAATAATGGTAACGCAGAAGAAGCCCAGAAAAATATTTTTATTCCGTTTACCACTTTTCAGCAGGCATTTAACTATGGCGATAGAGTAGGATGGATGGCGCTTACGGCCAATGATGATGCGTCGATTACTGAACTTAAACCCGGAATTTTGGCATTTTTGAGAGAACAACATTCTATACACCCCGATGATGAACGTGCGGTGGGCAATTTTGACCTGTTTGCCGAATTTCAAAAAGTGCAAGACTTGTTCAAAGTACTTAAATTCATTGCGTATTTCGTTGGGACTTTAGTGTTGCTTTCTGGAATTATCGGAATCTCAAATATTATGCTGATTGTTGTAAAAGAACGAACCAACGAAATAGGAATCCGGAGAGCACTGGGAGCAACTCCAGGAGCCATTAGATCTCAAATATTATTGGAAGCCATTTTCCTGACCATAATTGCCGGAATGTTTGGTATTGCTGTTGCCACGGGTTTATTGGCGGTGCTAAATATGATTTTGGAGTCAATGCCTACTGATGGGATGATGTTTGTGAATCCCAATGTGGATTTGGTGGTTGTTTTCATAGCACTCCTCATTTTAGTTGGCTCGGGATTGTTGGCAGGGCTAATTCCAGCACAAACCGCTATAAAAGTGAAGCCAATAGATGCATTAAGAACAGAATAATTTACGCAATCAAAAAACATATAATAATCGAATTAAAATTTTTAAAATGAAAAAAGGAGTAACCATAACAGCATTGATTTTGATCGCAATAGTTTTTTTCGGGGCTTTGTATTATTTGTATGCAAAAAACCAACAATCTCCTATTGTTTTTGAAACTGATAAGCTGGAAGTGAAAACTATTGTAAAAAGTACCCTCGCTACAGGAAATATAGTGCCCGATGAAGAGGTGTTAATCAAACCAAATATTTCGGGAATTATAGAGCACGTGTATATTAAAGCCGGAGAATCGGTGAAAGCGGGAGATATGATTGCTAAAATTAAAGTGGTTGCCAACGTTTCCAATTTGAGTAATTCTCAAAACCAAGTAAGAATGGCAAAAATACAATTGGATAATCAAGAGAAATTATATCAACGACAAAAAACATTATTTGATAAAGGAGTAATTTCTGCAAATGATTTTGATGCAGCTCAATTGGCTTATAGTCGTGCAAAACAAGATTATAACGCTTCCCTACAGGGATTTGATATTATAAAAACAGGAACATCATCAGGTTTAGGAAATTATGCCAATACCTTGATTCGCTCAACCGTAAACGGAATGGTTTTGGACGTTCCTGTAAAAGTGGGGAACCAGGTAATTGAAAGCAATAATTTTAACGAAGGAACTACTATCGCCAGTGTTGCCGATGTTGGAAAAATGATTTTCGTAGGTAAAGTTGATGAATCTGAAGTAGGAAAAATAAAATTGAATATGCCTATCGAAATTACTGTTGGAGCCATCGAAAATAAAAAATTTACGGCAGTGTTGACTGATATTGCTCCAAAAGGGAAAACTGAAAATGGCGCTATTCAATTCGAAATAAAAGCAACATTGACAAACAGAGACAACACTTTTATCAGAGCTGGTCTGAGTGCCAATGCTTCTATTATTCTGGATAAAGCAGATAAAGTTCCGGCTTTGAAGGAATCCTTGGTTCAATTTGACAAAAAAACTTCGAAACCTTACGTGGAAATTGAGACCGGACCACAAAAATTTCAGAGAAAAGATGTCGTTCTTGGAGTTAGTGATGGAATTTATGTTCATGTTAAAAGTGGTCTTAAAGCTTTGGACAAAATAAAAATCTGGAATCAAGGCTTGTTGAAACCCGAAGAGAATAAAACAAAATAATGCTGAAGAAGATTTTTGATAAAAATAAATTTAGCAGTACGTTAACTGCCTTTTAATAAATTACAAATGAAAAAAATAAACTATTTTAGTATTGCTTTTGTCTTCCTGATTGGATTCGCGTCTCAGGCACAAACCAAGGCATGGACTCTGGAAGAGTGTGTGAAGTATGCCATAAAAAATAATATCTCCATAAAAAATACAGAATTGGATACAATCTCTGCAAATATTGATAAAAGAGGTGCTTTCGGGCGATTTTTGCCAAGTGCAAATTTAAGCGCCAACCATTCCTGGAACATTGGTTTGAACCAGGATATTACAACTGGGCTTTTGAGAAATCAAACAACTCAGTTTTCTGGTGTTGGTGCCAATGTTGGGGTTGATATTTATAAAGGGATGCAAAATCAAAACACATTGCGAAGAGCAAATCTTTCGATTGTAGCTACAAAATATAACTTGCAGAAAATGCAGGAAGACATTGCGCTTAATGTGGCAAATGCCTTTTTGCAGGTACTTTTTAATAAAGAAAATTTAAAAGTGCAACAGGAACAATTGGCTATTAATGAGAAACAATATACCCGTTCTCAAGAAATGGTGAAAGCGGGTTCAATACCGCGTGGGGATTTATTGGATGTAAAGGCTACGGTTGCAACCAATAAACAAAATGTTATTGCTGCCGAGAATAATTTGTTAATCTCTAAATTGAGTTTGGCACAATTGCTACAGTTAAAAGAATTTTGGGATTTTGATGTGGTTGATGATACTAATATCAATGACGAAAATAATCTGATGTCGGTTAAACCGATTGATATTTATGCTAAGGCAAAAGAAAGCAGAACCGAACTGAAGATAGCAAAAACAAATTTGGAAATAGCCGAAAAAGATATATCCATTTCCAAAGGAGCTTTTCAACCTTCGTTAAGAGCATTTTATGGTTTTGACAGCCGTGTGTCGTATGCAGATACTTTTAACCCTCAAACTGGTCAAATCGAATCGGCTAAACCACCCTTGGAACAATTAAATAACAATAAAGGACAAAATTTTGGATTACAATTGCAAATTCCGGTATTTAATGGTTTTTCTGTAAAAAATAATGTAGATCGTTCCAAAGTTGCATTTGAAAAGTCTAAAATAGCATTGGAAAAAGCTGACTTGGATTTACAACGAAATGTTTATACTGCTTTTACAGATGCTAAGGGAGCAATGAATGCACACGAATCGGCTATTGTTGCACTTGAATCCAGAGAGGAAGCTTATAATTATGCCAAAGAAAAATATGCCGTCGGTTTGATGAATTCTTTCGACTTTAATCAATCGCAGACTTTGTTGACCAATGCGCAATCGGAAGTGCTGAGAACCAAATACGATTATATATTTAAGATAAAAATTTTAGAATTTTATTTCGGAATTCCAATCGACCAAATCATGAAAAAATAATACCATGTCAAAAAAAACAATTTACATTTTAATAGGCTCAGCGATAGTAATTATTGGAGTTTTAGTGGGGCTTTCAAAAGCTGGAATTATTGGTAATAAAGACAAAGGCAAAGAAGTAGAAATTGCAGATGCTGAAACCGGCACAATAGTAGAAACGGTTTCGGCAACTGGAAAAATCCAACCTGAAATTGAAGTAAAAATGGCTTCAATGGTTTCGGGCGAGATTATTGATTTGCCTATCAAAGAGGGACAAGTAGTAAAAAAAGGTGATTTGTTATTGAAGATAAATCCAGATTTATACACTTCCGGATTGAATCGTTCAGTAGCGAATTTGTCAGGTTCCAAAGCAAGTTTAAGCCAGTCTGATGCTTCTTTCAATGAAGCAAAATCCAATTATGAAAGAAATAAAATTTTGTTTGAAAAAGGGATTATTTCCAAATCAGACTGGGATAAATCTATAGCTTCTTTTGAGGTGGCAAAAGCCAACAAACAATCAGCTTATTACAATGTGCAAAGTGCTTCGGCTTCTGTCAATGAAGCGAAGGATAATTTAGGAAGAACCGTAATTTACGCTCCTGCAGACGGAACAATATCTGTGCTGAATGTAGAATTGGGGGAAAGGGTTTTGGGAACGCAACAAATGGCGGGAACAGAGCTTTTGAGAGTTGCCAATCTAAACAATATGGAAGTTGAAGTAGACGTCAACGAAAATGACATCGTAAAAATAAAGGTAGGAGATGCTGCCAATGTTGAAGTAGATGCCTATTTGAAAAAACAATTCAAGGGTGTTGTGACCAGTATTTCCAATTCGGCAAGTACTGCTTTGACAGCAGACCAAGTGACCAATTTTAAAGTAAAAGTCAGAATTTTGAAAGAATCTTATCAGGATTTACTGGAGGGTCAGCCAGCTACGTATTCTCCATTCCGTCCAGGTATGACTGCAACGGTTGATATCATTACCACAACAAAGAATAATGTGGTTTATGTTCCAATCAGTTCGGTTGTTGTAAAATCAGATACAACTGCTGTTAAAATTGGTCAAGTACCAGTTTCTGATGATAAAAAGCCAGCACCCAAAAATGATAAAAAGTTGGAGTGTGTTTTTGTTAAATCGGGTGATAAGGCCAAAATCAGAATCATTAAAACCGGTATTCAGGACGATACTAATATTGAGGTAATGTCTGGTCTCAAAAAAGGTGATGTTGTAATCACCGGCCCATACACAACAGTAGCCAAAGAATTAAATTCTGGCGACAAAGTGTTTATTGCAAAGCCAGACGATAAAAAGAAATAATTTTCATTTTAAATTAATAAAAAGGGGCACGTCTTGAATTTTCAAGGCGTGTTTTGTTTTAATAAAGGATTTATCAAAAATCCGTGTAAATTTGCAATTCTAAAATCTGCAGTCTAAAATCTAAATTCAAAAAAAAGTGTCTTATATTCTAAACATAGAAACCGCTACCAAAAATTGTTCTGTTGCTTTGGCAAAAGGAGGAAAAACAATATTGTGCAAAGAAATAGCCGATGAAGGTTATTCGCATGCAGAGCGTTTGCATGTTTTTATTGAGGAAATTATTCAGGAATCCGGAATAGGGATGAAAGATTTGGAGGCTATCGCAGTAAGTCAGGGTCCAGGATCATATACCGGATTACGTATCGGTGTTTCTGCTGCAAAAGGTTTGTGTTACGCTTTAAATATACCTTTAATTGCGGTGGATACTTTGTTGGCATTGGCTTCAAAAGTTTCGGTGACAGATGGTGTGATAGTTCCGATGCTTGATGCGCGCAGAATGGAAGTGTATAGCGCTGTTTTTTCTTCAACTTTGGAGAAAAATAGAGAAATTCTAGCCGAAATAATTGATGAAAATTCTTTTGCGGAGATAAAAGGAAAGGTATATTTTGTTGGAGATTGCAATGAAAAATGCAAAAGTGTACTGACCAAAGATAATTTTGTTTTTTTGGATAACATAAAATATCCTTCAGCCAATGAAATGAGTGTTTTGAGTTTTGACAAATACAAAATAAGCGACACCGTTGATGTCGCTTATTTTGAACCTTATTATTTGAAGGATTTCTTAGTGGCTAGTCCTAAAAAACAGTAATTGTTTTTTATTGTTGTTCTGGTTTCTTCGTATTACTTAGTTCCGAAACAAAAGGTTGGAAAACAATTCCGGCTTCGTCAAAAGCCAATTTACAGTTTTCCAAGGTAGAAGCTACAACAGCAGCATAATCTTCAGTTTTTGCCCAAGGTCTTACCGCTAATTGAATTGCACTGTCTGTTAGGTTTTTAACTGAAACTTCTGCAACAGGTGTGGTTAATACTTTTGTGTCTTGTGATAAAACATTGGTAATAATGTCTTTGGCTTTTTTTAGATCAGTTCCATAAGATATGGCAATTGTTAAGTCTGCTCTTCTTGTTCCTTGCATCGAATAATTGGTAATGGTTCCGTTGGACAAAGCACCGTTTGGAACAAAAATAGTTTGGTTGTTTCCGGTGACCAACTTGGTTACAAAAATTTGTATTTCAAGTACAGTTGCCATAACTCCCTGCGCTTCGATTGTGTCTCCCACTTTGAAAGGTTTGAAGAGAATGATTAAAATTCCACCAGCAAAATTGGATAAAGAACCCTGCAATGACATACCGATTGCAAACCCCATAGTTGCCAAAATAGTAACAAAGGAAGTAGTTCCGATGCCTAATTTATCGATGACAGTTACAAATAATAGTCCTCTTAAAATCCAGAGTAAGATGTCGGCGAGAAATTTGGTTAAAGTGGGATCCAAATTTTGTTTCACCATTAATTTTCTCATAAATCTATTGATAATTCGAATGGCATATAGACCGACAAATAAAATGACAAAGGCAGAAATAGCTACCGGTGAATATTCTATTATTTTATTTGTAAAATAGTCTGCGTAAGCAGTAATGTAATTGGTTTCTAAAGTCATATTTTAATGTATAAAAAAACCTTCAAATGAAGGTTTTGGTTGAGTTGTAAAATTACGTAATTAAAATTTTTCACAAAAGTTATTCTGGATTTTCTTCTTTCTTTGTTGGGGTATCAGGTTCTTTTGTGTCTGAAAGGTTTTCTTTTTCTTTTTCCTTTAAGCTGTTTATAACTTCGGTTCCTTTTACTTTGGCTTCTTCCAATATTGATTCTGCTTTTTCAATATAAGGAGTTGCAGTTTCTTTTGCTTTAGCGACTGTTTCATCAAGAATAGCTTCTGCCTTTTCGATCTGAGGTGTAGCTGTTTCTTTTATTTTTGCAGCTGTTTCTTGTAAAATGGCTTCTGTTTTTTCAACATAAGGAGTGGTAGTTTCTTTGATTTTGGAAACAGTTTCTTCAATAATTTCTTCGGCTTTTTCAATATAGGGTTCGGCCTTTGTTTTGGTTTCTTCAATACTGTTTTCTACCTGTTTGGTGATTTCGGTTGCAGTATTTTTGGCAGAGCCAAATAAATTCTTAAAAAATGATGATAGTCCCATAGCTTTTTAATTTAGATATTAAAAATACGCTTTTTATTTAAACTATTGAAAATCAATTGTTTTTTCAAAACATTTTTCGATAATGTTTTAAAATGAGGAAATAAAAAAGCGATACCAAAAAGGTATCGCTTCTGAATAAAATCTAAATTATTTTTTAAACGGCTTCTACTTTGATTCCTTCATCATTCAACATACTTTTTAGCATGTTTTCAATTCCGCTTTTTAAAGTGAAAGTAGATGATGGACATCCGCTGCAGGCACCTTGCATAATTACTTTCACAACTTTTGAGTCGTTATCATAAGATTCAAAAACGATATTTCCCCCATCTGCAGCAACGGCAGGTTTTACGTATTCTTCCAGAATGTTGATGATTTTTTGAGAAGTTTCGTCAAGTGAATCAAACGATTCGTCTTTGGCTTTTTCGTCTTTAACAATGGTAGAAATTAAATTTTCGTCAAGAACTGTTCCTCCATTTTCAATAAATTGTTTGATAAAAGTTCTTAACTCCATTGTGATGTCCTGCCATTCGTTGATGTCATATTTTGTAACCGAAATATAATTTTCATCAATAAAAACTTCTTTTACATAAGGAAATTTAAATAATTCGGTTGCCAATGGTGAAGGCGCGCTTTGGTCTATGTTTTTGAATTCAACGGCATTTTTAGTTATCATTTTGTTGACAACAAACTTCAGTGCAGATGGATTTGGTGTCGATTCTCCGTAAACCGTAACAGCTTGTTTTTTTTGCTTATTTTCATCGGGATTGATTATAACGCCTCCTTTGTTCACATAAGCTTCAATTTGTTCGGCCACTGCTTCTTGAACATCTTCCCATTCTACAATGCTGAATCTTTCGACAGCAATAAAATTTCCAGATATATATACTGTTTTTACAAATGGTAAATAGAAAAGTTGCTGTGCAAGTGGAGAAGATTTTGCCTCGTCAATATTTTTAAATTCAAAACTCTCATTCTGAGTGATGAAATCTGGAAATTCAAATTTAATAATTGTCGGGTTTTGTGTTTCTTTTATCGTTACTTTAGTCATGATTTGTCGATTTTAGGCAAATTTACTAAAGTTATTTTCTATGATTAACTATATTTGGGATTTTAATGAATAAATTAACAAAAGGTTTTTTTGTTCACATTAATTTTATAAAAACAACCCCTCATGAGTTTTAAAATTAAGTCTGTTATTGCGTTCTTTTTTATAAGTTCTTTTGCATTTTCTCAGGAAGGAATACCGGTTTATTCGGATTATCTATCGGATAATTATTATTTGATTTTTCCTTCGATGGCAGGGGCTTCCAATTGTCACAAACTTAGGCTTACTGCCCGTAAGCAATGGTTTGATCAAACAGATGCGCCAGCTTTGCAAACACTGAGTTATAAT belongs to Flavobacterium gilvum and includes:
- a CDS encoding mechanosensitive ion channel family protein — translated: MTLETNYITAYADYFTNKIIEYSPVAISAFVILFVGLYAIRIINRFMRKLMVKQNLDPTLTKFLADILLWILRGLLFVTVIDKLGIGTTSFVTILATMGFAIGMSLQGSLSNFAGGILIILFKPFKVGDTIEAQGVMATVLEIQIFVTKLVTGNNQTIFVPNGALSNGTITNYSMQGTRRADLTIAISYGTDLKKAKDIITNVLSQDTKVLTTPVAEVSVKNLTDSAIQLAVRPWAKTEDYAAVVASTLENCKLAFDEAGIVFQPFVSELSNTKKPEQQ
- a CDS encoding efflux RND transporter periplasmic adaptor subunit, whose amino-acid sequence is MSKKTIYILIGSAIVIIGVLVGLSKAGIIGNKDKGKEVEIADAETGTIVETVSATGKIQPEIEVKMASMVSGEIIDLPIKEGQVVKKGDLLLKINPDLYTSGLNRSVANLSGSKASLSQSDASFNEAKSNYERNKILFEKGIISKSDWDKSIASFEVAKANKQSAYYNVQSASASVNEAKDNLGRTVIYAPADGTISVLNVELGERVLGTQQMAGTELLRVANLNNMEVEVDVNENDIVKIKVGDAANVEVDAYLKKQFKGVVTSISNSASTALTADQVTNFKVKVRILKESYQDLLEGQPATYSPFRPGMTATVDIITTTKNNVVYVPISSVVVKSDTTAVKIGQVPVSDDKKPAPKNDKKLECVFVKSGDKAKIRIIKTGIQDDTNIEVMSGLKKGDVVITGPYTTVAKELNSGDKVFIAKPDDKKK
- a CDS encoding NifU family protein, with protein sequence MTKVTIKETQNPTIIKFEFPDFITQNESFEFKNIDEAKSSPLAQQLFYLPFVKTVYISGNFIAVERFSIVEWEDVQEAVAEQIEAYVNKGGVIINPDENKQKKQAVTVYGESTPNPSALKFVVNKMITKNAVEFKNIDQSAPSPLATELFKFPYVKEVFIDENYISVTKYDINEWQDITMELRTFIKQFIENGGTVLDENLISTIVKDEKAKDESFDSLDETSQKIINILEEYVKPAVAADGGNIVFESYDNDSKVVKVIMQGACSGCPSSTFTLKSGIENMLKSMLNDEGIKVEAV
- a CDS encoding ABC transporter permease, encoding MFDREKWNEILEALTANTFRTLLTAFGVFWGIFILVILLAASNGLENGVKKGFDGIATNTMFIWTQTTSKAYKGLPKTRRYDFKNSDVDGLKQKFPDLLYVSPRNQLGNFNGVNNVVRGTKTGAYNVNGDYPELVKQEQMDVVKGRFVNQQDILAKRKVAVIGSGVVNELYANAEEVIGTYIKINGVNFMVVGVYKKKGNNNGNAEEAQKNIFIPFTTFQQAFNYGDRVGWMALTANDDASITELKPGILAFLREQHSIHPDDERAVGNFDLFAEFQKVQDLFKVLKFIAYFVGTLVLLSGIIGISNIMLIVVKERTNEIGIRRALGATPGAIRSQILLEAIFLTIIAGMFGIAVATGLLAVLNMILESMPTDGMMFVNPNVDLVVVFIALLILVGSGLLAGLIPAQTAIKVKPIDALRTE
- a CDS encoding ABC transporter permease, which codes for MFNIERWQEIFEAMSKNKLRTFLTGVSVASGIFILVILLGVGKGLQNGIEKQFEQDAAGIIEVWAGTTTKAYKGMNPGREIQFRNSDYEIPVQKFGDKLDKNAASLNGWGITMSYGKESGNYQYRGVNPDFMAIENTSVVQGRALNTNDIIHNEKVAVIGMKIKLDLFKEKNPIGEQIVISNINFKVVGVYTDPGGEREESRVFLPLTTAQKVFGGGDKITYMAYIPKKKDTYEEALAESNKFTNDLGVLLRGKNGVAPDDESGIGIYNSTEEVKKFYDLNLYIRLFFWWVGICTIIAGVVGVSNIMMIIVKERTKEIGIRKALGASPLSIIGMILHESIFITAFSGFVGLLTGLSLLELIGPHAQSEYFVNPQVDFTVALSTLIILVVAGALAGFFPAYRAAQIKPIVALRDE
- a CDS encoding efflux RND transporter periplasmic adaptor subunit, coding for MKKGVTITALILIAIVFFGALYYLYAKNQQSPIVFETDKLEVKTIVKSTLATGNIVPDEEVLIKPNISGIIEHVYIKAGESVKAGDMIAKIKVVANVSNLSNSQNQVRMAKIQLDNQEKLYQRQKTLFDKGVISANDFDAAQLAYSRAKQDYNASLQGFDIIKTGTSSGLGNYANTLIRSTVNGMVLDVPVKVGNQVIESNNFNEGTTIASVADVGKMIFVGKVDESEVGKIKLNMPIEITVGAIENKKFTAVLTDIAPKGKTENGAIQFEIKATLTNRDNTFIRAGLSANASIILDKADKVPALKESLVQFDKKTSKPYVEIETGPQKFQRKDVVLGVSDGIYVHVKSGLKALDKIKIWNQGLLKPEENKTK
- the tsaB gene encoding tRNA (adenosine(37)-N6)-threonylcarbamoyltransferase complex dimerization subunit type 1 TsaB, whose amino-acid sequence is MSYILNIETATKNCSVALAKGGKTILCKEIADEGYSHAERLHVFIEEIIQESGIGMKDLEAIAVSQGPGSYTGLRIGVSAAKGLCYALNIPLIAVDTLLALASKVSVTDGVIVPMLDARRMEVYSAVFSSTLEKNREILAEIIDENSFAEIKGKVYFVGDCNEKCKSVLTKDNFVFLDNIKYPSANEMSVLSFDKYKISDTVDVAYFEPYYLKDFLVASPKKQ
- a CDS encoding ABC transporter ATP-binding protein, which translates into the protein MIEIKDLHKSYKMGHTELHVLKGINFNIKEGELVAIMGSSGSGKSTLLNILGILDEADSGLYTLDNVPIKKLNETIASKYRNQFLGFVFQSFNLINYKSALDNVALPLYYQGVKRKERNEIAMKYLEKVGLATHSHHLPNELSGGQKQRVAIARALASNPKVLLADEPTGALDTLTSYEVMDLIQGINDEGKTILIVTHEPDIAAMCKRNVVLKDGVIIDDKMVEQVRASSYV
- a CDS encoding TolC family protein, which translates into the protein MKKINYFSIAFVFLIGFASQAQTKAWTLEECVKYAIKNNISIKNTELDTISANIDKRGAFGRFLPSANLSANHSWNIGLNQDITTGLLRNQTTQFSGVGANVGVDIYKGMQNQNTLRRANLSIVATKYNLQKMQEDIALNVANAFLQVLFNKENLKVQQEQLAINEKQYTRSQEMVKAGSIPRGDLLDVKATVATNKQNVIAAENNLLISKLSLAQLLQLKEFWDFDVVDDTNINDENNLMSVKPIDIYAKAKESRTELKIAKTNLEIAEKDISISKGAFQPSLRAFYGFDSRVSYADTFNPQTGQIESAKPPLEQLNNNKGQNFGLQLQIPVFNGFSVKNNVDRSKVAFEKSKIALEKADLDLQRNVYTAFTDAKGAMNAHESAIVALESREEAYNYAKEKYAVGLMNSFDFNQSQTLLTNAQSEVLRTKYDYIFKIKILEFYFGIPIDQIMKK